Proteins encoded in a region of the Eubalaena glacialis isolate mEubGla1 chromosome 20, mEubGla1.1.hap2.+ XY, whole genome shotgun sequence genome:
- the TEX15 gene encoding LOW QUALITY PROTEIN: testis-expressed protein 15 (The sequence of the model RefSeq protein was modified relative to this genomic sequence to represent the inferred CDS: inserted 2 bases in 2 codons; substituted 1 base at 1 genomic stop codon), with protein MEMKEIAKYKTLWKMNSTTEPLFVTGIDVNPMKKFTIPKIRRTAGKVYLSPCCTNTREYSFIHDTLNQCRLDVSCDLQSSWQFGDTKLIHNEELEKNFASKRSEMRGSGRHGRELEEHFCFLALPQSDVAEIYQNGISTKTSTLKILGNPLLGVYIFRHVDVALNFAHSRSITVESITVFKVLFGKVKKIQPSVDKNKVSLDPSPNFDCHMSRSIPSLKDTIELQAYSSAVYLYEYDDLSKPVDKPRQCLPYAIVTVKFIGQKVDNGHLMTSLRFLSTGFPKRAERTWSLKNCTVAKRIGKGKDATVTFERFGKPIDPFVQENCSCSALNSEINPYNSNISNSYGNVQNENISVLEAYRGQMEHNSAECRDTSQVHAYDSGLSFIPSDTRESVNNGDLLNLTHLKDVLSGLAAAFPLHNNIGSSTVITSKLIKDPRLMKREESMGKHNTITGLNEILPFEKSLDFANSEINLSSMPTSPASSSEVMPGDQTVLTNYLDAPCFKISLNDSQTQAHNMGSKTYDCTAPNKITMAEQCKSQDNFSFPMCVPNVVSEVETQKHSGEKAQRSQQRSNIPLLIEQNSEPHDSYESVNTCTKGCNSHISPESQSSNFKTVYQTGHQMPTLFPLQSKESIREYIQDIGKMRNFTGPEDDSKHEEKQNLWKESDNSFTNKTKISPVDSYISLHQEYKENENLDYLVENCDQILITQGLEKPKSFSSTTEEKYELDHLVLGIQNHLTPRLENLPQKHPQHSLEYKDNIHTSFTISQKLMELKLEKPGQNCVSVMTDAFQEAKDILQAKQLPAVTSSHDIKTAHNANCSIAREHICVKRRNGNDPVSLENSERDCKENSQVNNKGQDHTQFCNSQLNSDVHLNIDCREQRDNDKENQNEAEVEDIALSTENNIRDIRGDEKQSFHANKNFTTVDERRENKDYNSIEILSSEEFSTTFNLTWGKKYVSTESTLLENEDIVTAIKEKDIQNTGRTVEHLVSTTFPKIAGSSGHIASHAAVQIADAPVPALGTNLKDHLRYQFKETCSSESPDFGLLVKYRVSDCETDMDKNQLHNSFRQSVSDNSVLQSVKLDNEIEVGSERSDNAFLFQQDAHSHGNVLYEDFGASYEALKSRIDWEGLLGSTNGETEVLKSTTRRENSDQHCSEESSFYFSTAKNKAELFNPILLPDLEVRITNVFMQGFSPAVESLALKDNFCKYRTEAIKSEIKEEEEEVPRFEIHSQCSGENSHHASEGEFGNVRQESGLVSKSETSLSFDLSHNTHVNHVSEKQNKGPLLTEPSDVTTVNNESRRSFTKSKTDCNDTRSKKDTESRISKRKPHTPFRDQNIPRKDLRHHEICGKRGRLTSQDSSERFSSLSQGRIETFSRSEKHIRSVLDILTSEASLCKSRCLSRKLDRAVLHLKKAHRRVHTSLQLIAKVGEKRKGPLPKAYAVICNNFWESCDLQGYSSVSERRYYSTKQFLSKRKYDKPGKNRALGFEVDKSLTHVSNHKSYKTSGERVTNCLSKKNVSGVSRSPTTIRVRGYCDREYPESQLALCSTAQSASQSAYSTSSLRNPRSSELQPFSRKTGCLSSPDCPDEKLTKKENQIDAEFLSNVSKYEKLKNHSAHGNIKGTTKENNSEANEVISKRNSVSLTCIKESNVNFNVDKNYDATCIAHTKVKTDIVISVLESSVTHVFNIDIDKPKSLILSGYTRNLEVNFPVEKWTPPNESSKPGIITENFLMDPLNLTLIKSKKCNSIPQLLSATLVTDSEGESSQSYLNKQSIFAVDSSAMSTIVPHCQRGCAGKQLLKTEHCSSSNCFHIDRNGTNVIENSELDFTSVTEESKDNMMKKLFSNDSFLLLKDNIKGSSSPKCIAKKDIQDRKMWKDKQAEKAKDSFHKNMTEGSSVKTEYKNQKNKTLEESAYLSEKTVKNNLIDSHLSIKDATEAVSLSNTASNQLNKREKEEGKVSHDSQSDSTMHSGRACNSKPGITGMNHMPLLHAHSETSSVSPPPKMPTSYMNELKEEHCSTNNLASIAKIAQILKRADEASSLQILQEETKVCQNILPLFVEAFERKQECSFKQILISRDLLVEQNLWNNCRHKLKPCAVDSLVELQMMMETIQFIENKTRLLGGEPTFRSLLWYDETLYSELLGRPRGFQQQSSFYPAFQGRLKYHAFCELQNYHDQLVEVFEETKRENSSYYMFLKYKRQINECEAIMKHCSDCFDFSLSVPFTCGVNFGDSLGDLESLRKSTLNLISMYGDSPQNDSCPGKQDHLWIIIEMISSKVNFIKSNEAVGIKISLYGLEHIFFDAAKSLVWKEKRESFCKKYSGKNSKEILLKMNQHAFSKLQKICDTLSKDLSSERISSTGLEKTMIASRKSNALVNKATISIENSRFNSTLLSHPDICCISEILDQAEFADFKKLRELTLRCTDHLEILKKYFQLLQEDNIDNIFITQENVLDMVKNQNHGAVILKPAAIETYIEIVMLSETVHFLKNSMAKKLDKQRFRGMLWFDLSLLPELVQCQEKMTSFSFLKDDSTDCLWKVIETAISELKKDLDIIYKYNEAVNCSYALHLLSRELEELSEIKKLLKESKYSVSTYIDFVPCIASINYGSTVTELEYNYNQFSTLLKNVMAVPRKDLGKMAHITKVMKTIEHMKIICAKDAKLTISFILCQMRHNRKKTFHLERKEEMNIHVEPRKNINKSSTCVKVPSISECIMKNVSNSSKKRPFTVDKCEDPQEQEEYTTVSSCKKQKVSMKDVTKINREKATFKHPRTMRSHPESENDIGPSSSDNLKRNHVSPKKVEIQRSLPGSLLPLKNLKDTCMSKLKGKIDLTNISSATSEDFSGQQGNLNNMKERNVNFSVAETKSDXDCSPLAIFDQKRVDGTFSKDQEIPSQKFLKNSSDPAEKSCPSDIKPETDASLLPNALVLSKPIFYFVRNIDANLEMNDTDFEPQDNEILNSSIKNSTCTRSPEPIRIQNKIPVLXNKTQPAKTESKEKYRKGTLSSNTTPVEASENMTLNVNQTVEYSFSEQXNSKVLTQNAATYWNEIPQSACAPVYNSSEQSFGTSYPYFAWCVYRYSSSNGSSITQTYQGITSYEVQPPPFGMLTAVTSTVQNTHSNLLYSQYFGYFAGERQANDFVPVSGHFPSQMPVYNFQQPIFSQYVSHQSVAAYPCSPDLGVLPEVPWIPVPWYQEAFQPGH; from the exons AAAGAACATGGTCTCTGAAAAACTGTACAGTGGccaaaagaattggaaaaggaaaagatgctACTGTCACCTTTGAGCGTTTCGGGAAACCTATAGATCCATTTGTTCAGGAAAACTGTTCATGCAGTGCACTAAATTCAGAGATAAATCCTTACAACTCAAATATTTCTAACTCCTATGGAAatgtgcaaaatgaaaacatttctgtGCTTGAAGCATACAGGGGACAGATGGAGCACAATTCAGCAGAATGTAGAGACACTTCTCAAGTACATGCATATGATTCAGGTCTTTCATTTATTCCCAGTGATACCAGAGAAAGTGTTAATAATGGTGACCTCTTAAATTTGACACATCTTAAAGATGTTTTAAGTGGTTTGGCTGCTGCTTTTCCCCTTCATAACAATATTGGCTCAAGCACAGTTATTACTTCAAAACTCATCAAAGACCCAAGACtgatgaagagagaagaaagcatgGGAAAACATAATACTATTACaggtttaaatgagattttgCCATTTGAGAAGAGTTTAGATTTTGCTaattcagaaataaacctatCATCTATGCCAACTAGTCCTGCCTCGTCATCTGAAGTCATGCCTGGTGATCAGACTGTTCTTACTAATTATTTGGATGCCCCTTGCTTCAAAATTTCTTTGAATGATTCACAAACCCAGGCTCACAACATGGGCTCTAAGACCTATGATTGTACAGCTCCCAATAAAATTACCATGGCAGAACAGTGTAAGAGCCAGGATAATTTTTCCTTCCCAATGTGTGTGCCAAATGTAGTCTCAGAAGTTGAAACCCAAAAACACAGTGGAGAAAAAGCTCAGAGATCCCAGCAGAGAAGCAACATTCCACTTTTAATTGAACAAAATAGTGAGCCACATGACTCTTACGAATCAGTGAATACTTGTACCAAAGGGTGTAATAGTCACATCTCTCCAGAATCACAGTCTTCtaattttaaaactgtatatCAGACTGGTCACCAGATGCCTACACTTTTTCCACTCCAAAGCAAAGAAAGCATACGTGAGTACATTCAAGATATTGGAAAGATGAGAAACTTCACTGGGCCAGAAGACGATTCCAAAcatgaagaaaagcaaaatttatgGAAAGAAAGTGATAATTCTTTtactaataaaacaaaaatcagtcCAGTAGATAGTTACATTTCTTTGCATCAAGAGTACAAAGAGAATGAGAATCTTGATTATTTGGTGGAAAATTGTGATCAAATATTAATTACTCAAGGGTTAGAAAAGCCAAAATCTTTCTCATCTACCACAGAGGAGAAGTATGAGCTAGATCATCTAGTATTGGGAATACAAAATCATCTTACTCCAAGACTGGAGAACCTTCCACAAAAGCATCCTCAGCACTCTTTAGAGTACAAAGATAACATTCATACAAGTTTTACCATTTCTCAAAAACTAATGGAACTGAAATTGGAAAAACCAGGTCAAAACTGTGTTAGTGTTATGACTGATGCTTTCCAGGAAGCAAAAGACATTCTCCAGGCCAAACAACTGCCGGCTGTTACTTCATCTCATGACATTAAAACAGCTCATAATGCAAATTGCAGCATAGCTAGAGAACATATATGTGttaaaaggagaaatggaaatgatCCAGTGTCCTTAGAGAACAGTGAAAGAGACTGCAAAGAAAATTCTCAAGTTAACAATAAAGGTCAAGATCACACTCAGTTCTGTAATTCACAGTTGAACAGTGATGTGCACCTGAATATTGATTGCAGAGAACAGAGAGATAATGATAAAGAAAACCAGAATGAGGCTGAAGTGGAAGACATTGCTTTGTCTACGGAAAACAACATAAGGGATATACGTGGAGATGAGAAGCAGAGTTTTCATGCAAACAAAAATTTTACCACTGTAGATGAAAGGAGGGAGAATAAAGATTACAATAGCATAGAAATTCTGAGTTCTGAAGAATTTTCTACTACATTTAATttgacttggggaaaaaaatatgtgtCCACAGAATCTACATTATTAGAAAATGAAGATATTGTAActgccataaaagaaaaagatattcaaaataCTGGAAGGACTGTAGAGCATTTGGTTTCCACAACATTTCCCAAAATTGCAGGTTCTTCAGGGCATATAGCCTCACATGCTGCAGTTCAGATAGCTGATGCTCCAGTGCCTGCGTTAGGCACAAATCTCAAAGATCACCTAAGATACCAGTTTAAAGAAACTTGTTCTTCTGAGAGTCCAGATTTTGGTTTGTTAGTAAAATATAGGGTTTCTGATTGTGAAACAGATATGGATAAAAATCAATTACACAACTCATTTCGTCAGTCAGTAAGTGACAACTCAGTTCTTCAAAGCGTCAAATTGGATAATGAGATTGAAGTAGGATCAGAACGGAGTGACAATGCTTTTCTATTTCAACAGGACGCTCATAGCCATGGAAATGTACTCTATGAAGACTTCGGGGCTTCATACGAGGCTCTGAAGTCTCGCATCGATTGGGAAGGTCTGTTAGGAAGCACTAATGGGGAGACAGAAGTTTTGAAAAGCACCACAAGGAGGGAGAATAGCGATCAGCATTGCTCTGAGGAaagtagtttttatttctctacagcaaaaaacaaagcagagcTCTTCAACCCAATTTTACTTCCTGATCTAGAAGTTAGGATTACTAATGTATTTATGCAAGGATTCAGTCCTGCTGTTGAATCCCTTGCATTGAAAGATAATTTCTGCAAATATAGAACTGAAgccataaaatcagaaataaaggaggaggaggaggaagttcCACGATTTGAAATTCATTCCCAGTGTTCTGGTGAAAATTCACATCATGCATCTGAAGGTGAATTTGGTAATGTAAGGCAAGAATCAGGACTAGTGAGTAAATCTGAAACCTCACTTTCTTTTGACTTGAGTCATAATACACACGTGAATCATGTGTCTGAAAAGCAAAACAAGGGACCTTTGCTTACTGAACCTTCTGATGTCACAACAGTAAATAACGAAAGCAGGCGTTCCTTTACAAAGTCAAAAACCGATTGTAATGATACTAGAAGTAAAAAGGACACAGAATCAAGAATTAGCAAAAGAAAGCCACATACACCTTTTAGGGACCAGAATATACCACGTAAAGATTTAAGACATCACGAAATTTGTGGGAAGAGGGGGAGGCTAACCAGTCAGGACTCGTCGGAACGTTTTTCTTCGTTATCCCAAGGACGAATTGAAACCTTTTCACGGTCAGAAAAACACATTAGGAGTGTCCTGGATATTCTAACTAGCGAAGCATCTTTATGCAAAAGCAGATGTCTTTCCAGAAAACTTGACAGAGCTgttcttcacttaaaaaaagcTCATAGAAGAGTTCACACGTCTTTGCAGCTTATAGCTAaagtgggagaaaaaagaaagggcccTTTACCAAAAGCATATGCAGTAATATGCAATAATTTCTGGGAAAGTTGTGACCTTCAAGGTTATAGTTCTGTGTCTGAAAGAAGATATTACTCCACTAAGCAATTTTTGTCAAAAAGAAAATACGACAAACCTGGAAAGAACAGGGCTTTGGGATTTGAAGTTGATAAATCATTAACTCATGTATCAAACCACAAGTCTTATAAAACAAGTGGCGAGAGAGTCACAAATTGCCTTTCTAAGAAAAATGTGTCCGGTGTCTCCAGAAGTCCCACCACTATTCGCGTGAGAGGATATTGTGATCGAGAGTATCCTGAATCACAGTTAGCCCTCTGTTCCACGGCCCAAAGTGCAAGTCAGTCAGCTTATAGCACTAGCAGTTTGAGAAATCCCAGATCATCAGAACTTCAGCCCTTTTCTAGAAAAACTGGGTGTCTCTCTTCCCCAGACTGCCCAGATGAGAAactaactaaaaaagaaaatcaaatcgaTGCAGAGTTTTTATCTAACGTTAGTAAATATGAAAAGCTTAAGAACCATTCAGCACATGGTAATATTAAGggtacaacaaaagaaaacaattctgaAGCTAATGAAGTAATAAGTAAAAGGAATTCAGTATCTTTAACTTGCATAAAAGAAAGCAACGTAAATTTTAACGTGGACAAAAATTATGATGCAACTTGTATAGCCCACACAAAGGTGAAAACTGATATAGTTATTTCAGTCTTAGAATCAAGTGTGACGCATGTTTTTAACATTGATATCGACAAGCCAAAAAGCCTTATTTTATCTGGTTATACAAGAAACCTGGAAGTAAATTTTCCTGTAGAAAAATGGACACCTCCTAATGAGAGCTCCAAACCAGGCATTATAACAGAAAACTTCCTTATGGACCCATTAAATCTAACTCTGATAAAAAGCAAAAAGTGTAACAGTATTCCTCAATTGTTATCAGCCACTCTAGTGACAGACAGTGAGGGAGAATCTTCACAATCTTACCTGAATAAACAGAGCATTTTTGCTGTAGATTCTTCAGCAATGTCTACCATTGTACCACACTGTCAACGAGGATGTGCTGGAAAGCAGCTGCTAAAGACAGAACATTGCTCTTCAAGTAATTGCTTCCACATAGACAGGAATGGAACAAATGTTATTGAGAATTCTGAGTTGGATTTCACATCAGTAACTGAAGAAAGTAAGGACAATATGATGAAGAAACTATTTTCCAATGATAGTTTTCTGCTCTTAAAAGATAACATAAAGGGTTCTTCTTCCCCAAAATGTATTGCAAAGAAAGACATTCAGGACAGAAAAATGTGGAAAGATAAACAAGCAGAGAAAGCAAAAGATTCATTTCATAAAAACATGACTGAAGGATCAAGTGTTAAGACTGAgtacaaaaatcaaaagaataagacATTAGAAGAATCCGCCTACTTAAGTGAGAAAACAGTTAAAAACAACTTGATTGATTCTCATTTAAGCATTAAAGATGCTACTGAGGCAGTCTCTTTGAGTAACACTGCTTCTAATCAGCttaacaaaagagagaaagaggagggaaaagttaGTCATGACTCTCAGTCTGACTCCACAATGCACTCAGGAAGAGCCTGTAATTCCAAACCAGGCATTACAGGAATGAATCATATGCCTCTTCTACATGCCCACTCTGAAACCTCCAGCGTCTCTCCTCCTCCGAAGATGCCTACATCATAcatgaatgaattaaaagaaGAACATTGCTCAACTAATAATTTGGCTTCTATAGCTAAGATAGCTCAAATTTTGAAGAGGGCAGATGAAGCATCATCTTTGCAGATTCTACAGGAAGAAACTAAAGTTTGTCAAAATATTCTCCCTTTATTTGTTGAAGcttttgaaagaaaacaagaatgttCATTTAAACAAATCTTGATTTCAAGAGACCTGTTGGTAGAACAAAACCTGTGGAATAACTGCAgacacaaattaaaaccatgtgCTGTTGACTCCTTGGTAGAACTCCAAATGATGATGGAAACTATTCAGttcattgaaaacaaaacaaggctCTTAGGAGGTGAGCCAACATTCCGAAGCTTGCTTTGGTATGATGAGACATTGTACAGTGAGCTGCTTGGCAGACCACGTGGGTTTCAACAACAATCCAGTTTCTATCCTGCTTTTCAAGGCAGGTTAAAATATCATGCATTCTGTGAGTTGCAAAACTATCATGATCAGTTGGTTGAAGTGTTTGAAGAAACCAAAAGGGAAAACAGTTCATACTACATGTTCTTAAAATACAAACGACAGATTAATGAGTGTGAGGCAATAATGAAACATTGTTCTGATTGCtttgacttttctctttctgttccgtTTACCTGTGGAGTTAACTTTGGAGATAGTTTAGGAGACCTAGAATCCTTGAGAAAAAGTACATTAAATCTGATCAGTATGTATGGGGACTCTCCCCAAAATGATTCCTGTCCAGGAAAACAAGACCATCTATGGATTATTATAGAAATGATCTCCTCAAAAGTTAATTTTATCAAGAGCAATGAGGCAGTAGGTATTAAAATATCTCTTTATGGTCTGGAACATATCTTTTTTGATGCTGCAAAAAGTCTCgtttggaaagaaaagagagagtctTTCTGCAAAAAATACTCAGGAAAGAACAGCAAAGAAATACtactcaaaatgaatcaacatGCTTTTTCTAAGTTGCAGAAGATATGTGATACGTTGTCTAAAGATTTAAGCAGTGAACGCATTTCCAGTACTGGGCTTGAGAAGACTATGATTGCTTCCAGAAAGTCAAATGCTCTAGTAAACAAAGCAACAATTAGCATAGAAAACTCTAGGTTTAACAGTACTTTGCTTTCACATCCAGATATCTGTTGTATTAGTGAAATATTGGATCAAGCTGAATTTGCAGACTTTAAAAAACTACGGGAACTCACTTTGAGATGTACCGATcacttagaaattttaaaaaaatactttcagtTGCTGCAAGAAGATAACATAGATAATATTTTTATCACACAAGAAAATGTTTTGGACATGGTGAAAAACCAGAACCATGGGGCAGTAATTTTAAAACCTGCGGCCATTGAAACCTATATTGAAATCGTCATGCTCTCAGAAACAGTTCACTTTCTTAAAAACTCAATGGCAAAGAAACTAGACAAACAGAGGTTTCGAGGTATGCTTTGGTTTGATTTGTCACTTCTTCCTGAACTGGTTCAGTGCCAAGAAAAAATgacttctttctcatttcttaaaGATGATTCAACAGATTGTCTTTGGAAAGTGATAGAGACTGCTATTTCTGAACTTAAGAAAGATCTGGATATTATCTACAAATATAATGAAGCTGTTAATTGCTCCTATGCTCTTCATTTGCTCTCAAGAGAACTTGAAgaactttcagaaataaaaaaacttCTAAAGGAGTCTAAGTATTCCGTTTCCACATACATTGACTTTGTGCCCTGTATAGCATCCATAAATTACGGAAGCACTGTGACAGAGTTAGAATACAACTACAATCAGTTTTCCACCCTGCTCAAAAATGTAATGGCTGTCCCTCGGAAGGACTTAGGGAAAATGGCCCATATTACGAAAGTCATGAAAACTATTGAACATATGAAGATAATATGTGCTAAAGATGCTAAATTAACCATTTCCTTTATCCTGTGCCAAATGCGACATAACAGAAAGAAGACTTTCCAcctggagagaaaggaagaaatgaatattCATGTAGAACCTAGGAAGAATATCAACAAGTCCAGTACTTGTGTGAAGGTGCCCTCAATTTCAGAGTGCATAATGAAAAACGTTTCAAATTCCTCTAAAAAACGGCCTTTCACTGTAGACAAATGTGAAGACCCTCAGGAGCAAGAGGAATATACTACCGTTTCCAGTTGTAAAAAACAAAAG gtTAGCatgaaagatgtcacaaagatcAACAGAGAAAAGGCAACATTCAAGCATCCAAG GACTATGAGATCTCATCCCGAAAGTGAAAATGATATAGGACCAAGTTCATCTGACAATCTGAAAAGAAACCATGTCTCTCCAAAAAAAGTTGAAATTCAGCGATCACTACCTGGCTCACTTTTACCTTTAAAGAACCTAAAAGACACTTGTATGTCAAAGTTAAAGGGCAAAATAGATTTAACTAATATTTCATCTGCTACTTCAGAAGATTTCAGTGGACAACAGGGAAACTTAAATAACATgaaggaaagaaatgtaaattttagTGTTGCTGAAACAAAAAGTG AAGATTGTTCTCCTTTGGCAATTTTTGACCAAAAACGTGTAGATGGCACATTTTCAAAAGACCAGGAGATACCTTCTCAGAAATTTCTTAAGAATTCCTCAGATCCTGCAGAGAAATCTTGTCCCTcagacataaaaccagaaactgaTGCTTCTCTTCTGCCTAATGCATTAGTGCTCTCAAAgcctattttctattttgtgagGAATATCGATGCCAATTTAGAAATGAATGACACTGACTTTGAACCTCAagataatgaaatattaaattcATCCATTAAAAATTCTACGTGCACCCGTTCTCCAGAACCCATACGTATCCAGAACAAAATTCCTGTTC CAAATAAAACACAACCTGCAAAAACtgagtcaaaagaaaaatataggaagGGTACATTGAGTTCCAATACAACACCTGTTGAAGCATCTGAGAACATGACCCTTAATGTGAATCAAACAGTAGAATACTCTTTTTCTGAACAATAGAATTCAAAAGTTTTAACTCAGAATGCTGCCACATATTGGAATGAAATTCCACAGTCTGCATGTGCCCCAGTATATAATTCTTCTGAGCAGTCATTTGGAACTTCATATCCTTACTTTGCTTGGTGTGTTTATCGTTACAGCAGCAGCAATGGCAGTTCCATTACCCAGACATACCAGGGAATAACATCCTATGAAGTACAGCCACCTCCTTTCGGAATGTTGACTGCAGTTACAAGTACTGTTCAAAATACACATTCTAATCTGTTGTACTCTCAATATTTTGGTTACTTTGCTGGGGAACGACAAGCAAATGACTTTGTGCCAGTGAGTGGACATTTTCCATCTCAAATGCCTGTTTACAATTTTCAGCAGCCAATTTTTTCACAGTATGTTTCCCATCAATCGGTCGCTGCATACCCTTGCTCTCCTGATTTGGGTGTGCTTCCAGAAGTTCCTTGGA ttccagttcCATGGTATCAAGAAGCCTTTCAGCCAGGACATTGA